In the Caloenas nicobarica isolate bCalNic1 chromosome 10, bCalNic1.hap1, whole genome shotgun sequence genome, GCAGTATCTGTGGTAagcaagacaaggaaaggccCCTCCCAGCGGGGGGTTAGAGAAGattctttccaagttttaattaatactttatctcccagtttaattttatgtgttgCAATGTCTAGAGGCGGTCTTTGTACTATCAgtcctttttgtattaattcccGCCTTCTCTTCATAAGTTCCACAATATATTCCTGCAATACTTTTTCCTCTACCTTCGGGTGTTCGATAGGTGTTTCTAGGTCATACAGCATTCCATATAACATCTCAAAAGGGGAAATTCCAGTGTCTGTTCTGGGTTGTGTTCTCACATTTAATAGGGCCAAAGGTAGACATTTTACCcaactcatttttgttttgattattAATTTGGTTAACTGTCTCTTAATGTCGccattcattctttctaccCTCCCTGAGCTTTGAGGATGCCATGGTGTATGATATTCCCACTTAGTTCCTAAGGGACCTAGAATCTCCTTAATAACTTTCAAAGTGAAATGGGGCCCCCTGTCGGAGTCAATTACTGTTGTGTTTCCATACCGtggtataatattttctaataatgttTTGGCCACAGTTTTTGCTGTGGCTCGAGCTACTGGGAAGGCTTCTACAAAATGAGTCAAGTGGTCCACCAGAACTAGAAGGTATTTATATCTCCCAGCTTTTAGAAGCTCAGTAAAatcaatctgtattttctcaaagggTCTTTCTGCTAACTCACGCCCTCCCTGTACTCTTTCTCTAAGTTGTTGCTTATTCATTTTCTGGCATGTGAGGCACTCTCCCAACAATTTTCTTAGCTATATCATATATtcctatacacatatatttagcCCCAAATTGGTCCACTAATTCCCGTACCCCGCAGTGGGTTTGCCTGTGAAATTCCCTCATTATTCTCCATGCAGCACCCTTCCGGAGAACTTCCCTTCCATCCGATAACAAccattctccttccttttcagtgaccCCTAATTGCttgagcttttgtttttcttggatgGAAAAGCTTATGGTATGATTTACTTTAATTTGCGtttgttctgcctcttttagTACTAGTAAAGCGGCTTGCTTTGCTTCTTCGGCTGCTATATTGTTTCCCTTTATTCGAGGCGACACCCCCTTCTGGTGACCCCTTATGTGTACTACCGCAATTTGTTTAGGTCCTCTCAGAGCCTCTCTAGGGTCTGCCTGATCAATGCTTCATGTATGAGTCCTTTCCCTTGGGAGTTCACTAAACCTTGTTCctcccagatttttccaaacGTATGAACCACTCCATAGGCATATTTGGAATCGGTAAAGACAgttcctattttatcttttagtatTTGTAAAGCCCGCAATACAGCATATAGTTCACAAGCCTGAGCAGACCAGGTCACATTAAGAGGACCTGATTCCCTTACTTTTAGGGTCTTGCCATCTATTATAGCGTATCCTGATTTTCGCTTCCCATCTACTACTCGGGATGACCCATCTACAAATAGTTTTTCCTCATCTTGCAGTTCCTCTTCCTCTAAATCTTCTCTAATTTTGGTTTGATATTCTATTAATTGTACACAATTATGGGTTAGGTTTTCACTCGGTTCCCCATACAGGAATTGGGCCGGGTTTTGCAAACTTGTAGTCTCGAGTTCTAACTTGGGGGAATGTATAAGGATGCCCTCATATTTCAGTAGTCTTGCATCCGTAATCcacttgtctgctttttgttgcaaGACCCCCCGTATATTATGGGGCGTATATACTTTCAATTCTCCtcccaaagttatttttctagcttcttCGACTAAGAGAGCCGTGGCTACTATAGCTTGCAAGCAAGTGGGCCATCCCCTGCTAACTGGATCTAGTAGTTTCGACAGATAGCCTAtaggtttcttccttcctgcccaaTCCTGAGTTAATATACCAAATGCTGCTCCCCcttcagtatttacaaataGATAGAAAGGTGTTTTGATATCAGGTAGACTTAATACTGGAGCATTCACCAGAtcagtttttaagttttctaagtTTTGCTCATCGTCTGGGCTCCATTTCATTAGCCCTTCTCCCACTAACTTTTGATACAAAAACTTCACTTTGTTACTATAGTCCTTGATCCAGTGTCTGCAATGACCTACGAGTCCTAATAACTGTCTTCcttgtcttttattttcaggtGTTTGGAGGGAGAGGATACCCTTCACTCGCTCAGGATCTAATTTTTTTGTCCCTTTGCTTAACCAATGTCCTAGATATTTTACTTCTTCTTCCGTAAATTGCAACTTggattttgaaacttttaatcCCTTGAGACTCAAAAAGTTCAATAACCTAATACTCTCATTTCGGATCGCTTCTTGACTTTCCCCTGCTAACAACAAGACATCTACATACTGTACTAAGGTTACCTCCAGATCTGATTCGAAAGCCTCTAACACTTGCTCTAAAGCCTGCCCAAACAAGTTCGGTGATTCTGTGAATCCCTGTGGGAGTACCGTCCACCTTAGTTGCTGCTTATGATGGGTGTCAGGATTCTcccattcaaaagcaaaataacctCTACCTTCTTCCTTTAAAGGGCAAGCccaaaatgcatcttttaaatctaTCACGCTATACCATTTTGAGTTGGGAGATAGCTGACTTAATAATACATAGGGGTTAGCTACAACAGGGAATCAGGTAAGGgttcttttatttacttctctCAGGTCCTGTACCAATCGGTATGATCCGTCTGGCTTTTTAACAGGTAGAATAGGGGTGTTATGGGGTGACATGCAAGGTTCTAATAAGCCTTGTTGCAACAGCCTTTCAATTATCGGTTGCAATCCGTTTCTGCCTTCTTGTGACATAGGATATTGCTTAACTTTAATTGGAATTTCCGGATTTTTAATAGTGACCTCGAAAGGGGCAATGTCTAATCGTCCCACTGACTCCGGAACATACCAAACCTCAGGATTAATTTTAGTTTCATCTTCCGTGGTCAAAACACACACTTTTACcgctatttctttttcctttatttctaaattaattcctACTTTGATCATTagatctcttccaagcaaattGTATTCTGCCTCAGGCACTAATAAAAAGGATCCTACTCCAAATCGAGACGGAGTTTCTATTTCTACCCCCTTTATTATTGGAACTTGGAAGGGTTCTCCTTTTGCTCCTATTACTTGTAATTTCTCCGAGGACAGCTGACATCCTCGGGGCACCCTTTGGACAGTGGATCTTTCTGCCCCAGAGTCCACAAGGAACTCTATCTCTTGACGCTGGGGAcctagttttaattttatcaagGGCTCTTTTTTCTTAGTAGTCCCCAGCAAGTAGAGCCCCTGACCCCCCTAATCTTCTTTAAACATTTGCTCATCTCGCATACGCTCTCTACAATTTCTCCTCATGTGCCCCTTCTTTTGACAGTAAAAGCACTCGACTTGTCTTAAATCCCTTCTGCCGCCCTGGTCCCTCTGGGGTCTTTCTTGTGTTCTTTCCCTTCGCCCCTGGGCACCACATCCCCCCGTGCGGGGCAGtgcacccccctgcccctcccagACAGCTGCCGCCAAAATCCTGGCTTGCCTCTTCTgagtttcttcttccctcctcacGTACACCTTCTGAGCTTCCCTTAACAATTCATCTAACCCTCGCTCTTGCCAGTCTTCTAacttttccaatttctttcttatatctaAAGgatgagagagctgggtctctttagcttggagaagaggagactgaggggtgatctcatcaatgtttataaatatataaagggtgggtgtcacgaggatggagccaggctcttctcggtgtcaaccaacagtaagacaaggggtaatgggttcaagctggaacacaagaggttccacttaaatttgagaagaaacttcttctcagtcagggtgacggaacactagaacaggctgcccaggggggttgtggagtctccttctctggagacattcaaaacccacctgcacaccttcctgtgtaacctcacctaggtgttcctgccctggcagggggattagactagatgatctttcgaggtcccttccaatccctaacattctgtgattctgtgattctgtgatctatcCATGATTTTGCTACAAACTGCGTTTTTAACAAGGCTTGCCCTACTTGAGAAGCAGGATCTAGCCCCGAGTAAAGCTGCAGGTTTTCTCGTAACCTTTCTAACCACTCAGTAGGggtttcatctttcttttggtgttctctaaatgctttattaataTTCTGTCCTCGGGGGACAGATTCCTTGATGCCCTGGACAATCATAGTCCGCAAGTCGGCCATATGGGCTCTGTGTTCGACATTCTGGTTATCCCAATTGGGTCGCTGTAGTGGCCACTTAATGTCTGCGCCTGGaccctgctggtgctgctgatcCCAAACTCTCATCCCTGTTCTTCGAATCATCTCCCTTTCATCCACTGTAAAGAGTATGCTTAAAATTGCCTGCAATGTATACACCTGCAGGTGTATACGTTAGGACCTAAAAATTGATCCAACCTTTCAGATACTCCTAGAGGATCCTCTAACAGGTTCCCCATCTCTTTCTTAAATTCTCTTACGTCCCCTGAGTTCAGGGGTACTGACACAAACCCCGTGCCAGGCTGTGGACCTCCCATAGCTATTTCCCTTAAAGGATATAGCCCTCTTTCTGACTGTTCCTTTTTCCTAGCCTGACTCCTTGTGATTCTCTGTGTCTCCTCAGGGGAACTAGGAGGGTCTAATTCTGGGTCCGGTGCTGTcggggaagaggaagaggatgggATCGGGTCTGGCATAGGTACAGGAGAAACATAAGGGGGCGGGAACAGGAAGTTCCTCaggggttttattctttttcttgaattttctttcacttaaagCAAACACATGGATTTTGGTGTCTGCCCTTATCCATAAACTGGcatatttgctttcttctagACTGAAGGGTTCCTTAGAATTCagatatatatttaaagcttGACCTATCCAATCCTCACATGACCCAAAACCAGGCCAAAATACGCGATCCTTTCTTATCTGTTTACCACCCCACACCTGCATACAATAGTGTGCCATCTTTTCCCTACTTTTACCTTGCCTAAACGGCCACTCATCCCAATGGGCAATCATTAATCCCAAGGGGGAATCCTGCGGGATATCGGGCAACCCTCTCTTGGGGCCCCCTCCCATGGAGTCAGAaggcttgcttttcttctgccccaTCTTCCGAAGTGccttctcacacacacacacacgtgcccCTTGTTTGTGGCTCACGCCCTCGTGGGCAATGAGAACCGCACTACAAGAGGGTCCGCACTCACTTTGCCCCTCTCGGGAGCGTCTCGTTCATGCGCACTTCGGGAAACCCACCCCGACCGAACGGAACCGCTTTAAATACTTACTCCCCCGCCCTGGAGTCTTCATTCGGCtcttcacacacaaaaattatGGGGTACTGCAGTATTCTTTTGCCTGTTTACCAAATTTAGGGTTCGGAAGTAAAGGTCTCGGAAAGGATATCTGGAGTCTCAGAATCCAAGCCAAGGAGCCTTTATCCAAGTCACGGCACCAAAATTGTTATAAACGAGGATCGCGAATCACGTGCCAATTTTAATTAtccaattaaaatttattaagcaagcggtaaacaggcaaaacagcgctgggcggccgggGAGTCTCAGCTCCACCAACGGCGCACACCCCACCCTACCAGAGTCCCTCTTTTATAACTTTACAGTCTCCAGGTAGATTTCCAAGTTGATACAATTTAGCCCGATGACTTCTGCGGCTGCGCGTCTGCTTGCCAGGGAGGGGTCTCCTCAGGCTCTGTGGTGGTTGCGGGACAGAGGCAGCATTTTCCCTCCACGCCGCAGGCGGCGACCCCACCCCTCCGGACAAGCGCAGCTCACCTCACCCACACAACTCTAATACATTTCCCCACTTGTACTGtttcataaatgtttgcacAAGATAACGTATTGgtttgattaacaaatttacaaCATGGGTTTATTACACCTGAGTGGAGAAGCATCCTTTACAGGAATGTGAAATGTTGACACCTTTTCTATGTCCTCCCCtgcctcttttattttcttttttttttttttcccttttcctggtCGCTAATTACGAATTCGCTACCCGAAGTGCAAACTGAATCCAACACCAGAGATGAGATATTGCTTGttacagagttgtgcaagtctggatgctggaatgaAACCAGCACATCagatagaaaagaaacagctattttatacaaaatcttatcccTACATTCAGACCCTCACAGCAGTCGTAAAGAGCCAAGCGTTTACACGTTGGCACATTGGTTACATAATGATTTTACCACTACACATGCTTGTTGAGGAAGGGTCCCAGGCTGAGCCTGGGTCTCCCATCCTAGGGATGTGTATTTTAGTATTATAATGAGCATAAAATGCGAAAAGGTCAACTAAAGGACACTTCATGTAACAGTCTTGAGATAgatgttaaaacaagactcaactaattgtgTAGGCTCCAGAGTGTCTGCACTGCAAGGACAGTATTCTTAGCAGGTTCTGATTAGgtgttttaaaagtcacttttatCTTTGTTAGAGGAGCAGACTGACCAAAACTGAGAGGATTTACATCttttaggttagcaattgcaggcaggattcattcttttaactGGTAAGGGCTACATATACTGTCTTCAAGCACCTCTCCAAGGTAAAGATGCATTGAATCctagaataactcaggtttgaagagggccctgaacatcatcttgtctGACTCTCCTGCTCAAGGCAGCATCCACCAGGTGAGGTTGTTCgaggcctctgcccagctttgcgTCAtgcacaaaggagctgaaaatgtgCTCCATGACGTGATGCAGGGGGAGAATAAAGCCATGCAACAGTGTTGCCCCAAGTACTCATCACTGAGGGATGCTGCTAGAAACTGGCTAAacagaggactttgtaccactaatgatatttgggcttggtCATCCAGCCACCTTCCCACTCATCATAACATCCACATCTATCTTCATCCCAGATCTCGCCAATCTGCTCTAAGGCCACCACAGGAGACCATGTCTGGGGCCTTGCAAAACTCcatgtacacaacatgcctttctttcccctgcccagttgggttcagcaatcccttccttgtcctttgACTGCCTGGAGATGGCTGCAGGAGAATGTggcccatccccttcccagggacagacgtaggctgaccagcctgtaattctcccagttctccttcctgccattctagaagatgggtttgacatctgcctttctGAGGGACCTCTGAACCTCTGTGATTACTCTGGCACTTTTGAAGCCACGATCAGAATTTCCCACAGCAAAAGAGGGGCAAttgtaggactgtgtagaacagcatgtgatggagatggcaaaggtgaTGTAGAAAATAGGGACACTTGtgatgagcctgtccaagggagctgagatgaatctcatcTAGCCACTGGTATTAGTCCCTGGAGttacatacagaaaaatcagggttctgtcaggcctcCATATGTGAGTTGGCCTCGTGGACTCTTAAAACCAATTGAGATATTCAGGGTCAGACACTTTCCCTTTttcacacagaggcaggagtcacagtgtctctctggcctcctgttcctattcccaaaggatgggagacacctcagccgCATGGTGTGTCGTCATGTTCTGCATTCTTCTTTGATGTCCCTCATCATTAGGAATAGACATTGGCTCAAGGAAGTGCATCCAAGTGCTGAATTCTGGTGGTTTCCTATGGGATATTAGTCCCAACATGATATGACCTCAATAAATTGTTTGTCTCACAGGCCTTAATGGAACCGCAAGGAATAcctgatggtgtttgtgctgactcgggttcatgtcacctcacgtacatgatgtgcatgctcacatctcatctgtacaatgcaaacatggacagctgaaatactcattcagtgtcattccatggagggacaaagaacctctctgagctggggtgagaggccagggctggaaatggaggttgtgaggggccagtccatgacaacTGCCCTGGGGCAGATTccgtggggtgtccagtgcacacgggcacagcccagaccctgctctgctggtcctgcaggtctctggcaggaggcctggctgtgagaggacactgctgtgtgcccagccctgcacacacacactgttcagctgcaCAATGGTGTTTTCATCTGCGGGCCACTTTTGTAGGCATATGCTTGAGATAAACTTTGCAAGAAGATATAAACCATCATGCACTGCCCTGAAGAGATCACCTTTCTCTGTGGAAACactgttctgaggccagctctgtcagacaagtgcccattgcctgtccctgcctgtgctcacagGACTGGCACACAGCAGGAgggtgaccaagctgccagagcactcaggccttgtACCAACACAAGAGATGAGAACGAGAGTGTGGGAGTGAaatgagaacagctctggaagaccaagggctggtgctgcctggCAGTGCTGTCATGTGAGAGCTCTCTTCCCTTACACCCATGTACACAGGAACtatccctgcagctccaaaaaaaaggccttggagtcaggatgtcagcagaaaacaatttgcTGAAGtgccctttattttgcttaaacacagAGAGCACGATTCCTCATTGACAGAGAcactcagtgagaaaagaaaagcaggcagtgaattaaaaatggaattacaatattatcagaagaaaaaaacacaaaagaggaaaaaaatactgcgCACAGGATGAACCTGCAACGAGGTAGACTATAACTCTTATGTAGAAGAAGATAGAGACAGTTTatagcttcagaagaaatccagtcatcagtttccacagggcatccttgagctcctggttcctcatgctgtagatgagcgggttcactgctggaggcaccactgagtacagaactgCCATCACCAGGtccatggatggggcagagatggaggggggcttcaagttggcaaacatggcagtgctgacaaacagggagaccacggccaggtgtgggaggcacgtggaaaaggctttgtgccgtccctgctcagaggggatcctcagcacagccctgaagatctgcacataggacaccacaatgaacacaaaacagccAAATGCTACTAATacactaaccacaagaagcctgaCTTCTCTGAGataggagtgtgagcaggagagcttgaggatctgggggatttcacaaAAGAACTgatccacagcattgcccttgcacagtggtagtgaaaatgtattggccgtgtgcagcagagcattgagaaacgcagtggcccaggcagctgctgccatgtggacacaagctctgctgcccaggagggtcccatagtgcaggggtttgcaaaTGGCAACGTAGCgatcataggacatgatggtgagtaTATAATACTCTGCTTCTATCAAGAAGGTAAacgaaaagagctgtgcagcacatcctgtgtaggagatggACCTGGTGTCCCATAAATAATTTGCCAtagatttggggagagtggtggagatggaacCCAGGTCGAgaagggagaggttgagcaggaagaagtacatgggggtgtggaggtgctggtcacaggctatggtggtgatgatgaggccgttgcccaggagggcagccaggtagatgcccaggaagagccagaagtgcaagagctgcagctcccgtgtgtctgcgaatggcaggaggaggaactgggtgatggagctgctgttggacatttgctgtttttGGGCATATGGGCtctgttcaaaaaaagaaaaagcaacatgaaaTTAGGACAGAGTCCTTTTAGCTAAGCCACATGATTTTTCATAGGCATCACCCCAATTTaagtgcttttcctttctctgatgtgtgctggctgagtgtgtggtgaggagcaggacctttGCCCGtgtgctgccaagcagccagctttgctctgctgcagtggggacatggggggagctggtttgtgacagcTCTGACGTTCTCAAGGAATGGCAGATGTAATCCACCTTCAATGAAAAACTTCAATATCTGTGCTCATGACCCTCGAAGtcttgggctgcagaggagacaattagcatgttttcataaatattttatctgtgttttttaattttccaccaccacatcaggtgagtggggtttttttaggggtAGAAAGCCTCATTTCTGTgattgaaaatgtgaagagtcttgagGCGGGACAGGCAAAAAGGCTCAGCTTTCTCTGGCTCAGTGCAGTCAGACAGCAGAAGTGTCCATCAGGATTTTACTCATCTGTCCAGCTTTAATGGAAATGTTCAATATCTGCACTCATGATTCTGTAGAGAGTGGGCTGCAGAATAGAGACATAGCatgtctttataaatatttcatcgGTATACTTTATTTTCCGCCACCATATCTGGTAAGGGGGAGAAATCCTAATTTTTATGAGGGAAAATGTGAAAAGTCTTGAGAGAGGGCAGGCAAAATGGCTCAGTTTTCTGTGGCTCAATGCTTAGACCggagagcagcagtgtccaTCTCTCactcatctgtcctgtgcttttGCTTGTGCTACCTTGAAAATGACATCAGacaaaaattaatctaattaatacaaaaaaCTGGACTCATACTGGAGCAGGAGAGCCCTTTTAGacagggcagatctgcaaactcttctctgtcaCAGCCCAGAGATGGAGatgtgctggagagagcaggacacgaccctTCAccgagagaagcaaaggactctggcaggagagtgcggaccccaaggaaaggctcagcactcctgggatgCTACAGCAGacctgggcctttctgggggcagctggtgagcccagcacgacaggcagagcagagtcaggcctcctgaagatgggatgtgctaaaaGGGACAGtcagatcattgcccagcagacagcGCCCAGCAgccatctgcagagaaggagcaaaagagctcctgaacaccctctgctctgctgcctggagctgtccctgcctgcagctgtgtctctgtccccagatgtcctcctgtcagtgtcacagaccccatcccagctgctgtgtgctcagctctgccctgcagacccctcccagcagtcgggcactgcccaggggcagctctgtgtgggccggctctgatgggaacatcagaccgGTCCTGGGGAggctggaaaagtcatcctgatgctgtctgtAAGCCAGGGTGTGTTTAGTTCTGATACTCACAGCTTTATTCCCCTCTCAGAGTAAGAT is a window encoding:
- the LOC135992338 gene encoding olfactory receptor 14J1-like; the encoded protein is MSNSSSITQFLLLPFADTRELQLLHFWLFLGIYLAALLGNGLIITTIACDQHLHTPMYFFLLNLSLLDLGSISTTLPKSMANYLWDTRSISYTGCAAQLFSFTFLIEAEYYILTIMSYDRYVAICKPLHYGTLLGSRACVHMAAAAWATAFLNALLHTANTFSLPLCKGNAVDQFFCEIPQILKLSCSHSYLREVRLLVVSVLVAFGCFVFIVVSYVQIFRAVLRIPSEQGRHKAFSTCLPHLAVVSLFVSTAMFANLKPPSISAPSMDLVMAVLYSVVPPAVNPLIYSMRNQELKDALWKLMTGFLLKL